The following are encoded together in the Kribbella sp. CA-293567 genome:
- a CDS encoding ricin-type beta-trefoil lectin domain protein — protein MSPKWTHRRGLPFRRRRALPVVAGLAALSVIATGLSIGNPEPAYAAGEQVNVWLTSTNDAAGRNVTRGLQQQAPVNFGPAGGSANQTITVNENTTYQSFEGGGASFTDSAAWLLNSSNTITAATRNQVMKDLFDPVNGIGLAFTRNPMGASDLARFNYSYDDTCCDLNNFSIAHDLTDVVPLTKQAKQLNPALKVKGAPWSAPAWMKDNNKFTNRGWLKAEYYPMYAQYFVKYVQQNEAQGNHIDYVSVQNEPTCCGTDDTGYASMNWNGAGLLNFTKNHLFPAFRAAGITTKVMVLDYNWGNYNDLGSVPLADAGLRNDPLFGGIAWHGYGGDVNLQSTVHNQYPAVNHYMTEHSGGTWIPNQQVEDMNNLIDYTRNWSKSWVKWSLGQDQNMLPFVGAGCNVCTGLITIQRGGSRAGQVDKTVEYYTMGHLTKFVKPGALRIDSSANNSVKNVAWKNPDGSKSLIAFNTTGGNQSVRVNWGSQSFTYTLPTKTSATFTWNGSQGGGGGTTGQITGLAGKCVDVAGANSADGTAVNLYDCNGSNAQQWSRPGDGTLRALGKCLDVSGGSTADGAQTQLWTCNGSGAQQWTYANNDLVNPQANKCLDVTGNTSANGTRLQIWSCGGTANQKWTL, from the coding sequence ATGTCCCCGAAATGGACCCACCGCCGTGGCCTGCCGTTCCGTCGCCGCCGCGCCCTGCCGGTGGTAGCCGGTCTCGCGGCACTGTCGGTGATCGCGACCGGACTCAGCATCGGCAACCCCGAGCCCGCGTACGCCGCCGGCGAGCAGGTCAACGTCTGGCTGACCAGTACGAACGACGCGGCCGGCCGCAACGTCACCCGCGGTCTGCAGCAGCAGGCGCCGGTCAACTTCGGCCCTGCCGGCGGTTCGGCCAACCAGACCATCACGGTCAACGAGAACACGACGTACCAGTCCTTCGAGGGTGGGGGCGCGTCCTTCACCGACAGCGCCGCCTGGTTGCTGAACAGCAGCAACACGATCACCGCCGCGACCCGCAACCAGGTGATGAAGGACCTGTTCGACCCGGTCAACGGGATCGGCCTGGCCTTCACCCGCAACCCGATGGGCGCCTCCGACCTGGCCCGGTTCAACTACTCCTACGACGACACCTGCTGCGACCTGAACAACTTCAGCATCGCCCACGACCTGACGGACGTGGTCCCGCTGACCAAGCAGGCCAAGCAGCTGAACCCCGCGCTGAAGGTCAAGGGCGCGCCGTGGAGCGCGCCGGCCTGGATGAAGGACAACAACAAGTTCACCAACCGCGGCTGGCTGAAGGCCGAGTACTACCCGATGTACGCGCAGTACTTCGTGAAGTACGTCCAGCAGAACGAGGCCCAGGGCAACCACATCGACTACGTCTCGGTGCAGAACGAGCCGACCTGCTGCGGCACCGACGACACCGGCTACGCGTCGATGAACTGGAACGGCGCCGGCCTGCTGAACTTCACCAAGAACCACCTGTTCCCGGCGTTCCGGGCGGCCGGGATCACCACCAAGGTGATGGTGCTGGACTACAACTGGGGCAACTACAACGACCTCGGCTCGGTGCCGCTGGCCGACGCCGGCCTGCGCAACGACCCGCTGTTCGGCGGCATTGCCTGGCACGGCTACGGCGGTGACGTGAACCTGCAGAGCACGGTGCACAATCAGTACCCGGCCGTGAACCACTACATGACCGAGCACTCGGGCGGCACCTGGATCCCGAACCAGCAGGTCGAGGACATGAACAACCTGATCGACTACACCCGGAACTGGAGCAAGTCCTGGGTCAAGTGGAGCCTCGGCCAGGACCAGAACATGCTGCCGTTCGTCGGCGCCGGCTGCAACGTCTGCACCGGGCTGATCACCATCCAGCGGGGCGGGTCGCGGGCCGGTCAGGTGGACAAGACGGTCGAGTACTACACGATGGGTCACCTGACCAAGTTCGTGAAGCCGGGCGCGCTGCGGATCGACTCCTCGGCGAACAACTCGGTCAAGAACGTCGCCTGGAAGAACCCCGACGGCTCGAAGTCGCTGATCGCCTTCAACACCACCGGCGGCAACCAGTCGGTCCGGGTCAACTGGGGCAGCCAGTCGTTCACCTACACGCTGCCCACCAAGACCTCGGCCACCTTCACCTGGAACGGCAGCCAGGGTGGCGGCGGTGGCACCACCGGTCAGATCACCGGCCTGGCGGGCAAGTGCGTCGACGTCGCCGGCGCCAACAGCGCGGACGGTACCGCGGTGAACCTGTACGACTGCAACGGCAGCAACGCGCAGCAGTGGAGCCGCCCTGGTGACGGCACCCTCCGTGCGCTCGGCAAGTGCCTCGACGTCTCCGGTGGATCGACCGCCGACGGCGCGCAGACACAGCTGTGGACGTGCAACGGCAGCGGGGCCCAGCAATGGACCTACGCGAACAACGACCTGGTGAATCCGCAGGCGAACAAGTGCCTCGACGTCACCGGCAACACCTCGGCGAACGGCACCCGGCTGCAGATCTGGTCCTGCGGCGGCACTGCCAACCAGAAGTGGACGCTCTGA
- a CDS encoding ricin-type beta-trefoil lectin domain protein yields the protein MSSSRTRFRSAALLAAGAALIGTALLQSPATAGTSATDSAGAAAAPAAAAAVGPVIWEDNFDGPNGQAPDSSKWRYDIGGSGWGNNERQYYTNSTRNAAKDGAGNLVITARRESGGFQCHYGPCEYTSARLLTAQTFTQTYGRYEARIKLPRTQGIWPAFWMLGTGNAGWPGNGEIDIMEHIGKEPTNAYGTLHGPGYSAAEGISSRYTLPNGQVFSDAFHTFTVDWEPNAVTWYVDGIQFARKTPADLGGDPWVFDHPFFMIMNVAVGGYWPGYPDGTTVMPQSMVVDYVRVNSLTSGGGGTGGEVKALNKCMDVAGASSADGTPVQLYDCNGSAAQKWNRPGDGTIRALGKCLDIAGGGTAEGTKLQIATCSGNPAQQWTYTGAKDLVNPQSNKCLDVPSGSAANGNRLQIWTCNGSAAQKWTL from the coding sequence ATGAGTTCTTCGCGTACCCGGTTCCGGTCCGCAGCCCTGCTCGCCGCAGGTGCTGCCCTGATCGGCACCGCCCTGCTCCAGTCCCCCGCGACCGCGGGAACCTCGGCCACCGACTCCGCCGGCGCAGCAGCTGCTCCAGCGGCCGCGGCAGCGGTCGGACCGGTCATCTGGGAAGACAACTTCGACGGCCCGAACGGTCAGGCCCCTGACTCCAGCAAGTGGCGCTACGACATCGGTGGCTCCGGCTGGGGCAACAACGAACGCCAGTACTACACGAACAGCACCCGCAACGCCGCCAAGGACGGTGCCGGGAACCTGGTGATCACGGCACGTCGTGAGAGCGGCGGCTTCCAGTGCCACTACGGCCCCTGTGAGTACACCTCGGCCCGGCTGCTCACCGCGCAAACCTTCACCCAGACCTACGGCCGGTACGAGGCGCGGATCAAGCTGCCTCGCACGCAAGGGATCTGGCCTGCCTTCTGGATGCTCGGCACCGGCAACGCCGGCTGGCCGGGCAACGGCGAGATCGACATCATGGAGCACATCGGCAAGGAGCCGACCAACGCCTACGGCACCCTGCACGGCCCCGGCTACTCCGCGGCCGAAGGCATCAGCTCGCGGTACACGCTGCCGAACGGTCAGGTGTTCAGCGACGCCTTCCACACCTTCACCGTCGATTGGGAGCCCAACGCCGTCACCTGGTACGTCGACGGCATCCAGTTCGCCCGCAAGACCCCGGCCGACCTCGGTGGCGACCCGTGGGTGTTCGACCACCCGTTCTTCATGATCATGAACGTCGCGGTCGGCGGTTACTGGCCCGGCTATCCCGACGGCACCACGGTGATGCCGCAGTCGATGGTCGTCGACTACGTCCGGGTCAACTCGCTGACCAGTGGTGGCGGCGGCACCGGCGGCGAGGTCAAGGCACTGAACAAGTGCATGGACGTCGCCGGGGCCAGCTCGGCCGACGGCACGCCGGTCCAGCTCTACGACTGCAACGGCTCCGCTGCCCAGAAGTGGAACCGTCCGGGCGACGGTACGATCCGTGCCCTCGGCAAGTGCCTGGACATCGCCGGCGGCGGAACCGCCGAGGGAACCAAGCTGCAGATCGCCACCTGTAGCGGCAATCCGGCCCAGCAATGGACCTACACCGGCGCCAAGGACCTGGTGAACCCCCAGTCCAACAAGTGCCTGGACGTCCCCTCGGGGAGCGCCGCCAACGGCAACCGCCTGCAGATCTGGACCTGCAACGGCTCAGCCGCTCAGAAGTGGACCTTGTAG
- a CDS encoding MerR family transcriptional regulator, producing the protein MTASVTIGEFSRLTHLSVKTLHHYHEIGLLAPARIDASSGYRRYETTQVAVAQLIRRLRDLQMPLAQVRAVVEAPDIRTRDETLRLHLDQMERELTRTRQVVASLRSMLTLPDCDFAVEYRFVPAFRAYAVTGRVDRNLIDAWCGTTFGLLGEIAGRHRISATPGATYGDEFFTEDIGEVVGFLPVAPDQPAIDGVELVDLPASYFAITRHEGSFTDFDRTYGALGSHVAEYCEVAPGPIRELYLVGPGDGVDETEFRTEICWPIQRIPVPKG; encoded by the coding sequence ATGACGGCGTCAGTCACCATCGGTGAGTTCTCCAGACTCACGCATCTGAGCGTGAAGACCTTGCACCACTACCACGAGATCGGGCTGCTGGCCCCGGCGCGGATCGACGCGTCCTCGGGGTACCGGCGCTACGAGACCACGCAGGTCGCGGTCGCGCAGCTGATCCGGCGGCTCCGGGATCTGCAGATGCCGCTCGCCCAGGTGCGGGCGGTGGTCGAGGCGCCGGACATCCGGACCCGGGACGAGACGCTGCGGCTCCACCTGGACCAGATGGAGCGCGAACTGACGCGCACCCGTCAGGTGGTCGCGTCACTGCGCTCGATGCTCACCCTGCCGGACTGCGACTTCGCGGTCGAGTACCGGTTCGTGCCGGCCTTCCGCGCGTACGCCGTCACCGGTCGCGTCGACCGCAACCTCATCGACGCCTGGTGCGGAACGACGTTCGGCCTGCTCGGCGAGATCGCCGGCCGGCACCGCATCTCGGCCACCCCGGGCGCGACGTACGGGGACGAGTTCTTCACCGAGGACATCGGTGAGGTGGTCGGGTTCCTGCCGGTCGCGCCGGACCAGCCGGCCATCGACGGGGTCGAGCTGGTCGATCTGCCCGCGAGCTACTTCGCGATCACCCGGCACGAGGGGTCGTTCACCGACTTCGACCGCACCTACGGAGCGCTCGGCAGCCACGTCGCGGAGTACTGCGAGGTGGCGCCCGGGCCGATCCGTGAGCTGTACCTGGTCGGCCCCGGCGACGGGGTCGACGAGACCGAGTTCCGTACCGAGATCTGCTGGCCGATCCAGCGGATCCCCGTTCCGAAAGGCTGA
- a CDS encoding VOC family protein: MSIIFEQVVFDCTDAAELAAFWAGVLNTTVDADGNEFFATVNKGGEGLALMFLQVPEPKSGKNRLHLDFGTADWAAEVDRIVGLGAKRVGEHNEYGTHWITLADPDGNVFDLAELH, translated from the coding sequence ATGTCCATCATCTTCGAGCAGGTCGTCTTCGACTGCACCGACGCGGCCGAGCTGGCAGCCTTCTGGGCCGGCGTACTGAACACCACGGTCGATGCTGACGGCAACGAATTCTTCGCGACCGTGAACAAGGGTGGCGAGGGGCTCGCGCTGATGTTCCTCCAGGTGCCCGAGCCGAAGTCGGGGAAGAACCGGTTGCACCTCGACTTCGGTACCGCCGACTGGGCCGCCGAGGTCGACCGGATCGTCGGGCTCGGCGCCAAGCGGGTCGGCGAGCACAACGAGTACGGCACGCACTGGATCACGCTGGCCGACCCGGACGGAAACGTTTTCGACCTGGCCGAGCTGCACTGA